One Dethiosulfovibrio faecalis DNA window includes the following coding sequences:
- the trpA gene encoding tryptophan synthase subunit alpha, with amino-acid sequence MRDLKVIFDGGTALIPFVMAGDPDLETTVSLVEAMVEAGADAVELGMPFSDPLADGPVIQEAGQRALACGTTLESVVKTAGEIAGKVAVPIILMGYFNPIMSYGVDRFASDLADAGVAAVIVPDLPFDEGDELHQALKSRGVTPILMVSPNIADDRLAEIGRRAEGFIYCVSLLGVTGQGSLHEGMASYIERVRRNVSVPLALGFGIDGPERAAQVAPLVDGVVVGSAVVKAVHGSGGGPKGVACGAKLIGEIASAIG; translated from the coding sequence ATGAGAGACCTTAAGGTGATTTTCGACGGGGGAACCGCTCTGATCCCCTTCGTGATGGCGGGAGACCCGGACCTGGAGACCACCGTCAGCCTGGTGGAGGCCATGGTGGAGGCCGGTGCCGACGCGGTTGAGCTGGGCATGCCCTTTTCCGATCCGTTGGCGGACGGCCCGGTGATACAGGAGGCGGGGCAGAGGGCTTTGGCCTGCGGCACCACCCTGGAATCGGTGGTGAAAACCGCCGGAGAGATAGCCGGAAAGGTAGCGGTGCCGATCATACTGATGGGATACTTCAACCCGATCATGTCCTACGGGGTGGACCGTTTCGCCTCAGATCTGGCAGACGCCGGTGTGGCGGCGGTGATAGTTCCCGACCTGCCCTTCGACGAGGGAGACGAACTTCACCAGGCCCTTAAAAGTCGCGGTGTGACCCCTATACTCATGGTCTCCCCCAACATAGCCGATGACAGGCTGGCCGAGATAGGCCGCAGGGCCGAGGGGTTCATCTACTGCGTGTCCCTGCTGGGGGTGACGGGGCAGGGAAGCCTTCACGAGGGAATGGCGAGCTACATCGAAAGGGTGAGGCGTAACGTCTCGGTGCCTCTGGCGCTGGGGTTCGGAATAGACGGTCCGGAGAGAGCCGCACAGGTGGCCCCTCTGGTGGACGGCGTTGTGGTAGGAAGCGCCGTGGTGAAGGCGGTTCACGGTTCCGGCGGAGGCCCAAAGGGAGTGGCCTGCGGAGCCAAGCTGATAGGTGAGATAGCCTCGGCCATCGGCTAG
- a CDS encoding abortive infection family protein, with protein MTRSLDDIAPAFKAAASRWPDAPNLQEHYVDLVTTFECKGCSMIELCKSFVESVCITVLNELGYPVPSNRPSTQTYLTVVLESLGLQNTRGASVFDKVLSAYNKLADALNEVRNQEGGIAHGKDGFIDAINERHSKVYLLSADTIIFVILQAYDGKDPFLLKTREPHTRFSHLNERIDAATQIEAEVDEDGVVDLSFQAGTLRDGFNLRVPASELLYCLDRQAYVDVLDALGGVVIQTEEEEMSETEEVSPEEPGFTINQEEVAVDQKEFLSRKPQVVTSYQGKYTDQISSLYDFIIHDLLRGNDTSAAQVENLTYSLLRGMEELAVIDWNKRNSRETKVRLFVKKLIKIFGLEEIDESSVEQIVAWLTIHIPGDMR; from the coding sequence ATGACAAGATCTCTTGACGATATTGCCCCTGCCTTCAAGGCGGCAGCAAGCCGTTGGCCGGATGCTCCTAATCTACAGGAGCATTATGTCGATCTTGTAACCACCTTTGAATGTAAAGGGTGTAGTATGATTGAATTGTGTAAATCTTTTGTGGAGTCAGTATGCATTACTGTTTTAAATGAATTGGGATACCCTGTGCCGTCAAACAGGCCATCAACCCAGACGTATTTAACTGTCGTGCTTGAATCCTTAGGGCTGCAAAACACGCGCGGGGCAAGCGTTTTTGACAAGGTTTTGTCGGCTTACAACAAATTAGCTGATGCATTGAACGAAGTGCGTAACCAAGAAGGCGGTATAGCCCACGGCAAAGATGGTTTTATTGATGCTATTAATGAAAGACACTCTAAAGTATATCTTTTATCAGCTGACACTATTATTTTCGTAATTTTGCAGGCGTATGATGGTAAAGATCCGTTTCTCCTGAAAACCCGGGAGCCGCACACTCGTTTTTCTCATTTGAATGAGCGAATTGATGCGGCGACCCAGATTGAGGCTGAAGTAGACGAAGATGGCGTTGTGGATTTGTCTTTTCAAGCGGGAACTCTTCGAGATGGTTTTAATCTTCGTGTTCCGGCAAGCGAGCTGCTGTACTGTTTAGATCGTCAGGCATATGTTGATGTTTTGGATGCGTTAGGGGGTGTTGTGATTCAAACCGAAGAAGAGGAAATGTCGGAAACAGAAGAGGTTTCTCCTGAAGAACCAGGTTTTACAATAAATCAAGAGGAAGTAGCTGTCGATCAAAAGGAATTTTTATCCCGGAAACCTCAAGTTGTCACCAGTTATCAAGGGAAATATACAGATCAGATTTCGTCTCTTTACGATTTTATTATTCATGATCTCTTGAGGGGTAATGATACTTCTGCCGCTCAAGTCGAAAATCTTACTTACAGCTTGCTCCGTGGTATGGAAGAGCTCGCGGTTATTGATTGGAATAAACGCAACTCTAGAGAGACTAAAGTTCGTCTTTTTGTTAAAAAATTAATAAAAATTTTTGGTTTAGAGGAAATTGACGAGAGTAGTGTTGAGCAAATTGTCGCATGGCTAACAATACATATCCCGGGAGACATGAGATGA
- the trpB gene encoding tryptophan synthase subunit beta, with protein sequence MNKKGYFGPYGGRYVPETLFPALEELDRVYQEVRTDGDFQEELKVLLNKYSGRPTPLYYAERLSDALGAKIYLKREDLNHTGAHKINNALGQALIARRLGKKRIIAETGAGQHGVASATAAARFGMECTVFMGELDIERQRMNVDRMRLLGAEVVPVSSGNKTLKDATNEAIRHWVAHVEGCHYIIGSVVGPHPYPSMVRDFQRIIGDETKEQIMADEGRLPDVVVACVGGGSNAMGIFYPFVEDKSVRMIGVEAAGHGVETGEHAVTLSEGRVGVLHGSRSYLLQTDDGQVIEPYSLSAGLDYPGVGPQHSFFKDSGRVEYVSVTDDQAVAAYGELCFLEGIIPALESSHALAQVSVMAPELDENTIVVVNLSGRGDKDMDSVRPFLLKEDDRI encoded by the coding sequence ATGAATAAAAAGGGATATTTCGGCCCATACGGCGGTCGCTACGTGCCGGAGACGCTTTTTCCGGCCCTGGAGGAACTGGATCGGGTCTACCAGGAGGTGCGGACCGACGGCGATTTTCAGGAGGAGCTTAAGGTACTGCTGAACAAATACAGCGGTCGCCCCACCCCTCTGTATTACGCCGAGAGGCTTTCCGACGCTCTGGGCGCAAAAATCTACCTCAAGAGGGAGGACCTGAACCACACGGGAGCCCACAAGATAAACAACGCCCTGGGCCAGGCACTCATAGCCCGCCGTCTGGGCAAGAAGAGGATAATAGCCGAGACCGGAGCGGGACAGCACGGCGTCGCCAGCGCCACCGCCGCCGCCAGATTCGGCATGGAATGCACCGTCTTCATGGGCGAGCTGGACATAGAGAGACAGAGGATGAACGTTGACCGAATGAGGCTACTCGGCGCCGAGGTGGTCCCGGTGTCGTCGGGAAACAAGACCCTGAAGGACGCCACCAACGAGGCCATAAGACACTGGGTCGCCCACGTGGAGGGTTGCCACTACATAATAGGCTCGGTCGTAGGCCCCCATCCCTACCCGTCCATGGTCCGAGACTTCCAGAGGATCATAGGCGACGAGACCAAAGAGCAGATCATGGCCGACGAGGGACGTCTGCCCGACGTCGTCGTTGCCTGCGTGGGCGGGGGAAGCAACGCCATGGGAATCTTCTATCCCTTCGTGGAGGACAAGTCGGTCCGCATGATAGGGGTCGAGGCGGCAGGACACGGGGTCGAGACGGGAGAGCATGCCGTCACACTGTCGGAGGGCCGGGTCGGCGTCCTCCACGGCAGCAGGTCCTATCTGCTTCAGACCGACGACGGTCAGGTCATAGAGCCCTACTCCCTATCGGCCGGGCTGGACTACCCCGGAGTGGGACCCCAGCACAGCTTCTTCAAGGACAGCGGCAGGGTTGAGTACGTCTCCGTAACCGACGACCAGGCCGTGGCTGCTTACGGCGAACTCTGTTTCCTGGAGGGGATAATACCGGCCCTGGAGAGCTCCCACGCTCTGGCCCAGGTCTCGGTTATGGCTCCGGAGCTGGACGAAAACACCATAGTGGTGGTGAACCTGTCCGGCCGGGGCGACAAGGACATGGATTCGGTGAGGCCGTTTCTTCTGAAGGAGGACGATCGGATATGA
- a CDS encoding restriction endonuclease subunit S: MGSEWRKTTVGEFCPLAYGKSLPKKKRGSGSYRVYGSNGSVGFHNKPLIEGPGIVIGRKGTVGTVHYTTQPFWPIDTTFYVIRAEYRDLRYTYYLLKSLGLCSMNADSAVPGLNRNDVHARKIFVPELGEQQAIAHILGSLDDRIELNRRMNNTLETMARTIFKSWFVDFDPVRAKVEGRPTGLSDEIASLFPDSFDDSELGEIPKGWKTRSLYDSARFVNGAAYRSSHFTNENDALPIIKIAELKNGISGQTKFTKTELDDKYRISNGSLLLSWSGNPDTSIDTFIWCGGPAWLNQHIFRVLPHKKIEKHFIFYLLKSIRSLLAEIARNKQTTGLGHFTGRDMKQILVVQPPEDILAMFNNSVGSIFDRWYENLFESKSLASLRDTLLPKLISGELRVPDADNFVEEAKL, translated from the coding sequence ATGGGGAGTGAGTGGCGGAAAACAACAGTAGGCGAATTTTGCCCTTTAGCTTATGGGAAGAGTCTTCCTAAGAAAAAAAGAGGAAGTGGTTCCTACCGCGTCTATGGTTCAAACGGTTCCGTTGGTTTTCATAATAAACCCTTGATAGAAGGGCCTGGGATTGTGATTGGCAGAAAAGGTACTGTTGGTACGGTACATTATACGACACAGCCTTTCTGGCCTATTGATACGACATTTTATGTTATTAGAGCGGAATATAGGGATTTGCGCTACACCTATTATTTGCTTAAGTCTCTTGGTCTTTGTTCCATGAATGCAGATAGTGCGGTACCTGGCTTAAACAGGAATGATGTACACGCACGCAAGATATTTGTTCCTGAATTAGGCGAACAACAGGCTATCGCTCACATCCTAGGCTCGCTGGACGACAGGATTGAACTGAACCGGCGGATGAACAATACTCTAGAAACTATGGCTCGGACTATCTTCAAGTCATGGTTCGTGGATTTCGATCCGGTCCGTGCAAAGGTCGAAGGCCGCCCGACAGGTCTGTCTGACGAGATCGCCTCGCTCTTCCCCGATAGTTTCGATGATTCGGAGCTCGGAGAGATCCCGAAGGGGTGGAAAACACGTTCATTATATGATTCTGCAAGGTTCGTAAATGGAGCTGCTTATCGCAGTTCTCATTTTACAAATGAAAATGACGCATTACCTATAATAAAAATTGCTGAATTAAAAAATGGAATTTCTGGCCAGACCAAATTCACAAAGACAGAGCTTGACGACAAGTATAGAATCAGCAATGGATCTCTCTTGTTGTCTTGGTCTGGGAATCCTGATACTTCTATAGATACTTTTATCTGGTGTGGGGGTCCCGCTTGGTTGAATCAACATATCTTTCGTGTTCTTCCTCATAAAAAAATCGAAAAGCACTTTATCTTTTACCTTCTAAAATCTATACGCTCCTTGCTTGCTGAAATTGCGAGAAATAAACAAACTACGGGGCTCGGGCACTTTACTGGACGAGATATGAAGCAAATCTTGGTTGTACAGCCCCCTGAAGACATTCTTGCTATGTTTAATAATTCTGTGGGGTCTATTTTTGATCGATGGTATGAAAATCTTTTTGAGTCAAAATCTCTCGCCTCCCTTCGAGATACCCTGCTCCCCAAGCTCATCTCCGGAGAACTTCGAGTCCCCGATGCAGATAATTTTGTCGAAGAGGCTAAACTATGA
- a CDS encoding type I restriction-modification system subunit M: MAEKKTNGANLGFENQLWAAADKLRGHMDASEYKHVVLGLIFLKYISDAFQSKYAELEAMKETEYTDPEDRDEYAAANIFWVPQEARWKRLQNSAKQPTIGKIVDDAMVAIEKENPTLKGVLPKDYSRPSLDKYRLGELIDIIGKIGLGDDESRSKDVLGRVYEYFLGRFAAAEGKGGGEFYTPQCVVKLLVGMIEPYKGRVYDPCCGSGGMFVQSERFVEERGGRLGDIAIYGQESNPTTWRMAMMNLAIRGLDANLGPHHGDSFHNDLHKDLRADFILANPPFNMSDWGGERLREDSRWEYGIPPVSNANYAWIQHFIHHLSPNGIAGFVMANGSMSTNTNTEGEIRKNMIEADLVDCMISLPGQLFYTTQIPVCLWFLTRSKRNGRFRDRSGSTLFIDARNLGSLIDRTHKDFSDEEIDKVARTYHAWRGEEDTGEYEDLPGFCKSASIEEIREQGYVLTPGRYVGAAEVEDDGVPFEEKMAQLSATLYDQFAEANRLEAVIRRNLEVLGYGE; this comes from the coding sequence ATGGCGGAAAAAAAGACGAACGGCGCCAACCTTGGCTTTGAGAATCAGCTGTGGGCCGCTGCCGACAAGCTTCGGGGACATATGGACGCTTCGGAGTATAAACACGTGGTTCTGGGTTTGATCTTTCTCAAATACATCTCCGATGCCTTCCAGAGCAAGTACGCCGAGTTGGAGGCCATGAAGGAAACCGAGTACACCGACCCGGAGGACCGGGACGAATACGCGGCGGCCAACATCTTCTGGGTTCCCCAAGAGGCCCGCTGGAAAAGGCTACAGAACAGCGCCAAGCAACCGACCATAGGGAAAATAGTAGACGACGCTATGGTGGCTATAGAGAAGGAAAATCCGACCCTCAAGGGAGTTCTTCCCAAAGACTACTCACGTCCTTCTCTGGATAAATACCGTCTGGGGGAGCTAATCGACATAATTGGCAAGATCGGACTTGGAGACGATGAATCTCGATCAAAAGACGTTCTCGGCCGAGTATACGAGTATTTCCTCGGTCGTTTCGCCGCAGCTGAGGGCAAAGGTGGCGGGGAATTTTACACCCCTCAATGTGTGGTTAAACTGCTTGTCGGGATGATAGAGCCCTACAAGGGAAGGGTGTACGACCCGTGCTGTGGCTCCGGCGGCATGTTCGTTCAAAGCGAACGTTTCGTCGAAGAGCGAGGCGGTCGCCTGGGCGACATCGCCATATACGGACAGGAGTCCAACCCCACAACCTGGCGTATGGCTATGATGAACCTGGCCATAAGAGGACTTGACGCCAACCTTGGTCCCCACCATGGAGACAGTTTCCATAACGATCTGCATAAAGATCTGAGGGCCGACTTCATACTCGCAAATCCGCCCTTTAACATGAGCGACTGGGGGGGCGAACGTCTGAGGGAAGACTCACGCTGGGAATACGGCATTCCACCGGTGAGCAACGCGAACTACGCCTGGATTCAGCACTTTATCCATCACCTATCGCCCAACGGAATCGCCGGTTTCGTCATGGCGAACGGCTCCATGTCGACCAACACCAATACCGAAGGGGAGATCCGCAAGAACATGATCGAGGCGGACCTTGTTGACTGCATGATCTCCCTGCCGGGACAGCTTTTCTACACGACTCAGATTCCGGTGTGCCTGTGGTTTTTGACCCGCAGCAAGAGGAACGGGAGGTTCCGGGATAGGAGCGGGAGCACCCTTTTCATCGATGCCCGTAACCTGGGAAGCCTTATCGACCGGACCCATAAAGATTTTTCCGACGAAGAGATCGACAAGGTCGCCAGGACCTATCACGCCTGGCGGGGCGAGGAAGACACCGGTGAATATGAGGACCTGCCGGGCTTCTGCAAGAGCGCCTCTATCGAAGAGATCAGGGAACAGGGCTATGTGTTGACCCCTGGACGTTACGTGGGGGCGGCGGAGGTAGAGGACGACGGCGTTCCCTTCGAGGAAAAGATGGCCCAACTTTCCGCCACCCTCTACGATCAGTTCGCCGAGGCCAACCGGCTGGAGGCAGTGATCAGGAGGAATTTGGAGGTCTTGGGGTATGGGGAGTGA
- a CDS encoding virulence RhuM family protein produces the protein MNDDIILYNTPEGNKKVGVLFHDENFWLTQKALAELFNVKIPAISKHLKNIFVSGELNEEAVVSILETTAADGKNYSTKYYNLDAIIAVGYRVSSYEATQFRIWATKTLKEFIIKGFVLDDERLKQGKHFGKDYFDELLERIREIRASERRFYQKITDIYALSVDYDRKAPVTQEFFATVQNKLHWAITGKTAAEIIYDSADAEKVNMGLTTWKHAPDGKILKSDVSVAKNYLSEAHIRELNRIVAAYLDLAENRAERQIVMKMKDWARFLDSFLELSSYPILEDRGKISALNARLKAEQEYDVYRERQDREFVSDFDREIKRIRDAQERDDNL, from the coding sequence ATGAATGACGATATAATCCTCTATAACACCCCGGAAGGAAATAAGAAAGTCGGCGTTTTGTTTCACGACGAAAATTTCTGGCTGACGCAGAAAGCGTTGGCTGAACTGTTCAATGTAAAGATACCGGCTATCAGCAAGCATCTAAAAAATATCTTTGTCTCCGGTGAACTGAACGAGGAAGCAGTTGTTTCCATTTTGGAAACAACTGCCGCCGACGGTAAGAATTACAGCACAAAATATTATAATCTTGACGCCATTATCGCCGTAGGATACCGGGTCAGCAGCTATGAGGCCACCCAGTTCCGTATCTGGGCGACAAAAACCCTGAAGGAGTTCATCATCAAGGGCTTTGTTCTGGACGATGAACGACTGAAACAGGGAAAACATTTCGGCAAGGATTATTTCGACGAGCTTCTGGAGAGAATAAGGGAAATCCGGGCCAGCGAGCGTCGATTCTACCAAAAAATCACCGACATTTATGCCCTCTCGGTGGACTACGACAGAAAAGCCCCTGTTACACAGGAGTTTTTCGCCACTGTTCAAAATAAACTTCACTGGGCCATAACCGGGAAAACCGCCGCTGAAATCATCTACGATTCGGCGGATGCGGAAAAAGTAAATATGGGGCTGACAACCTGGAAGCACGCTCCTGACGGAAAAATCCTGAAATCCGATGTGTCCGTCGCCAAAAATTATCTCAGCGAGGCTCATATAAGGGAATTGAATCGAATCGTGGCCGCCTACCTAGACCTTGCGGAAAATCGGGCTGAGCGGCAGATTGTCATGAAAATGAAGGACTGGGCCCGATTTCTGGACAGCTTTCTGGAGCTTTCCAGCTATCCTATCCTCGAAGACAGGGGAAAGATAAGTGCATTGAACGCAAGGTTGAAGGCCGAGCAGGAATACGACGTATATAGAGAGAGACAGGACCGGGAGTTTGTCTCGGACTTTGATCGGGAAATAAAGCGTATTCGAGATGCACAAGAAAGAGACGATAACCTATAG
- a CDS encoding type I restriction endonuclease subunit R → MTIVDENILEQTTLEWFFSLGWQTAFGPDIGPDGPACERRGYDQVVLVGRLQAALENINPHLSAEAVEEAVRKITLTESPRLIENNRRFHRMLTDGVDVSYMQDGIEVHDKVWLLDLEDLENNDWLAVNQFTVVEDRRNRRPDMVIFVNGLPLSVIELKNPADEKATIRHAFNQLQTYKKDIPSLFIYNEMLIVSDGLEARSGTLSSGWDRFAPWRTVDGEDVAPRGSLELEVLLKGIFEKRRFLDLVLNFVVFEDDGASIVKKTAAYHQFHAVNKAVKCTLSACGIDGNPNLLYARFPEHDANNPFKLRGLRVSSGSGSAHFGGRRIGVIWHTQGSGKSLLMAFFAGKIIRHPDMENPTLLVITDRNDLDDQLFGTFSSCRDLLRQTPAQAESREHLQELLQVSSGGVVFATIQKFLPGGKGQRYPELSSRRNIVVIADEAHRSQYDFIDGFARHMHDALPNASFIGFTGTPIERGDRSTPAVFGDYIDKYDILRAVEDGATVPIFYEGRLAKIELREEEKPTIDPEFDEITEGEEESYKQKLRTKWAALEAMVGTEKRIALVAEDLVAHFDARLQVLDGKAMVVCMSRRICVEMYDAIVKLRPDWHSEDDDKGTVKIVMSGSASDCAEWQPHIRSKAQREALAKRFKDPSDPMKVAIVRDMWLTGFDCPSLHTMYVDKPMRGHGLMQAIARVNRVFKDKPGGLIVDYLGFVEQLKQALVDYTEAGGRGKAAIDQEEAVQVMLEKFDVVSSMFYGFDYISFVGAEPGRRIAGIAAAMEHVLQLDDGKKRYLAEVTALSKAFALAVPHDKALKIRDDVGFFQEVRSGLAKATVEGEGKSPEEMDTAIRQLISRAVTSNEVIDIFDSVGLKKPDVSILSDDFLQEVRQLPHRNLAVELLRKLLNDEIRARSRKNVVQGRSFAEMLEKAIRKYQNRAIEAAQVIEELINLAKDMREALRRGERLNMTDDEVAFYDALEVNDSAVKVMGDDTLKAIAHELVEAVRRNVGIDWAVRENARAQIRVIVKRILRKYKYPPDKQEKATQTVLEQAEVLCKEWATA, encoded by the coding sequence ATGACTATAGTTGACGAAAACATTTTAGAGCAGACCACCCTGGAATGGTTTTTCTCGTTAGGTTGGCAAACGGCATTCGGGCCGGACATCGGTCCCGATGGTCCAGCCTGTGAGCGCCGGGGGTACGATCAGGTCGTACTTGTCGGAAGGCTTCAGGCCGCCCTTGAGAACATCAATCCTCATCTCTCCGCCGAGGCCGTCGAGGAGGCGGTCAGGAAAATCACTCTAACCGAATCTCCCCGCCTGATCGAGAACAACCGTCGTTTTCATCGTATGCTCACCGATGGGGTGGACGTGTCCTATATGCAGGATGGTATCGAGGTTCACGATAAGGTATGGCTTCTCGATCTCGAGGATCTGGAGAACAACGACTGGCTAGCGGTCAACCAGTTTACCGTTGTCGAGGATCGCAGAAATCGACGGCCCGATATGGTTATTTTCGTGAATGGCTTGCCTCTTAGCGTCATCGAGCTCAAAAACCCTGCGGACGAAAAGGCCACCATCCGTCATGCCTTCAACCAGCTCCAGACCTATAAAAAAGATATTCCGAGCCTGTTTATCTACAACGAAATGCTCATCGTATCCGATGGATTGGAGGCCCGAAGCGGAACTCTCTCCAGCGGATGGGATCGGTTCGCTCCGTGGCGCACCGTAGACGGCGAAGATGTCGCTCCTCGAGGTTCTCTGGAGCTTGAGGTTCTGCTCAAGGGGATTTTCGAAAAGCGGAGGTTTCTAGACCTCGTGCTGAACTTTGTGGTGTTCGAGGACGATGGGGCTTCGATCGTCAAAAAAACGGCGGCCTATCACCAGTTTCATGCGGTGAACAAGGCGGTTAAATGCACGTTATCCGCCTGCGGTATCGATGGCAATCCCAACCTGCTGTACGCTCGCTTCCCGGAACACGACGCCAATAACCCTTTTAAACTCCGTGGGCTCAGGGTATCCTCCGGGTCTGGATCCGCTCATTTCGGTGGTCGCCGTATCGGGGTGATCTGGCATACCCAGGGAAGCGGCAAGAGCCTTTTGATGGCCTTTTTCGCCGGTAAGATTATTCGCCATCCCGACATGGAAAATCCCACGTTGCTGGTGATAACCGATCGGAACGACTTGGACGATCAGCTCTTCGGCACCTTTTCGTCCTGCCGTGACCTTTTGCGGCAGACACCGGCTCAGGCCGAAAGTCGGGAGCATCTTCAGGAGCTTCTTCAGGTTTCCTCCGGAGGGGTTGTCTTTGCCACGATCCAGAAATTTTTGCCCGGAGGAAAGGGGCAGCGATACCCTGAGCTATCCAGTCGCCGGAATATCGTGGTTATCGCCGACGAGGCTCATCGCAGTCAGTACGACTTCATCGATGGATTTGCACGACACATGCATGACGCTCTGCCTAACGCTTCTTTCATCGGGTTTACCGGCACCCCTATCGAACGAGGCGACCGCAGCACTCCTGCGGTCTTCGGCGACTACATAGATAAATACGACATTTTGAGGGCTGTGGAGGATGGCGCAACCGTACCTATCTTCTACGAGGGCAGGCTCGCTAAGATAGAACTGCGAGAAGAGGAAAAACCGACTATAGATCCGGAGTTCGATGAGATTACCGAGGGAGAGGAAGAGTCCTACAAACAAAAGCTGCGCACCAAGTGGGCCGCCCTCGAGGCGATGGTAGGGACGGAAAAGCGAATCGCACTTGTCGCTGAGGATTTGGTAGCCCATTTTGATGCCAGGCTACAGGTGCTGGACGGCAAGGCTATGGTGGTCTGTATGAGCCGCCGAATCTGTGTGGAGATGTACGATGCTATCGTAAAGCTGCGCCCCGATTGGCACAGCGAGGACGACGATAAAGGGACGGTGAAGATCGTCATGTCCGGCTCCGCATCGGATTGTGCCGAATGGCAGCCTCATATTCGGAGCAAAGCTCAACGTGAGGCCCTGGCAAAGAGGTTCAAGGATCCGAGCGATCCTATGAAGGTGGCTATAGTTCGGGATATGTGGCTGACGGGCTTTGACTGCCCCTCTCTGCACACCATGTACGTCGACAAGCCGATGCGAGGGCATGGCCTCATGCAGGCCATAGCCCGGGTCAATCGAGTGTTCAAGGATAAACCTGGTGGTCTGATCGTCGACTATCTCGGTTTTGTGGAGCAGTTGAAACAGGCCCTGGTCGACTACACCGAAGCGGGCGGGCGAGGTAAGGCGGCCATCGATCAGGAAGAAGCCGTCCAAGTGATGTTGGAGAAGTTCGATGTCGTTTCGTCCATGTTTTACGGTTTCGACTACATCTCTTTTGTCGGGGCGGAGCCAGGAAGGCGTATCGCCGGTATCGCCGCCGCCATGGAGCACGTTCTTCAGTTGGATGACGGCAAAAAACGCTATTTGGCGGAGGTTACCGCTCTCTCCAAGGCTTTCGCCCTCGCCGTGCCCCATGATAAAGCCCTTAAAATTCGTGACGATGTCGGGTTTTTCCAGGAGGTCCGATCCGGTCTGGCAAAAGCTACGGTGGAGGGCGAGGGAAAGAGCCCGGAGGAGATGGACACCGCTATTCGTCAGCTGATATCTAGGGCTGTTACGTCGAACGAGGTTATCGATATTTTCGATTCCGTTGGGCTGAAAAAACCGGATGTCTCGATTCTCTCCGATGACTTTCTCCAGGAGGTTCGGCAACTTCCTCACCGGAATCTGGCTGTGGAGCTGCTTAGAAAACTCCTAAACGACGAGATCAGGGCAAGGTCCCGTAAAAACGTCGTCCAGGGGCGGTCCTTTGCGGAGATGTTGGAGAAGGCCATTCGAAAATATCAGAATCGAGCTATCGAGGCCGCACAGGTGATAGAGGAACTCATCAATTTGGCCAAGGATATGAGGGAGGCTCTGCGTCGTGGCGAAAGGCTGAACATGACCGACGATGAAGTCGCCTTCTACGATGCCCTTGAGGTAAACGACAGTGCGGTGAAGGTTATGGGGGATGACACGTTGAAGGCTATCGCCCATGAGTTGGTCGAGGCGGTCAGACGAAACGTAGGCATAGACTGGGCCGTCCGGGAAAATGCCCGTGCCCAGATACGGGTTATCGTAAAAAGGATCCTGCGGAAATACAAATATCCACCGGACAAACAGGAAAAAGCGACCCAGACCGTTCTAGAACAGGCGGAAGTCCTCTGCAAAGAGTGGGCGACGGCTTGA
- a CDS encoding phosphoribosylanthranilate isomerase, giving the protein MKIKICGLTRREDVETALSLGVDALGFILADSPRKVSLEDVSSLVGGLPPFSSTVAVVANPSESELEEIVSSRLFDCVQFHGSESPEIVASVPIKTIKAFGIASKEDLDEALSYGGADWLLLDGRVGRATGGTGRPFDWKMLRGRETGRPWILAGGLGPDNLEKAVRTAMPPAVDLNSALETAPGIKDGKKMARAVEIVRALEGEEL; this is encoded by the coding sequence GTGAAGATCAAGATATGCGGCCTCACCCGCAGGGAGGACGTGGAGACGGCCCTTTCCCTGGGGGTGGACGCCCTGGGATTCATACTGGCGGACAGCCCGAGAAAAGTTTCCCTGGAGGACGTGTCGAGTCTCGTAGGGGGCCTGCCTCCCTTTTCCTCCACCGTCGCGGTGGTGGCGAACCCGTCCGAGTCGGAGCTTGAGGAGATAGTCTCCAGCCGCCTTTTCGACTGCGTCCAGTTTCACGGTTCCGAGAGCCCCGAGATCGTGGCTTCGGTGCCCATAAAGACGATCAAGGCCTTCGGCATAGCCTCGAAAGAGGACCTGGACGAGGCCCTGTCCTACGGCGGAGCGGACTGGCTTCTGCTGGACGGCAGGGTCGGCCGGGCCACCGGAGGAACGGGCCGTCCCTTCGACTGGAAGATGCTTCGAGGCAGGGAAACAGGCCGACCGTGGATACTGGCGGGAGGGCTCGGACCGGACAATCTGGAAAAGGCGGTCAGGACCGCGATGCCTCCGGCGGTGGATCTGAACAGCGCCCTGGAGACCGCCCCGGGAATAAAGGACGGAAAAAAGATGGCTCGGGCGGTCGAGATCGTCAGAGCCCTTGAGGGAGAGGAGCTGTAA